In Candidatus Campbellbacteria bacterium, the following are encoded in one genomic region:
- a CDS encoding trigger factor encodes MSVTEKYNVKVEKDDSKGEISISGSIPSEEVEKHKEGTLKFFSENVSIDGFRKGNVPEDVLKKHVSESAIYEEMASRALNEIYPEIVREEKLDIFGRPHVHFNKLAPGNPVEFTVHTAVMPKVEIPDYKEIAAEVNKDKEEVTVTDEEVQKALLEVRKELDKREQQANAGEGEEKSEGENKEESESNETSESGAGESEEKEPSPLTDEKIQKVSPAKTVAEFEQTVREDLKTHKEKQANEKHRLAIIEKILEKSEVTIPEMVVESELASMMAQFAQDVTQAGMKMEDYLKQAGKTEEELKKEWRPHAEKRAKMQLLLNKIATQEELLPKKEDMEPHINQVLEQNPQVERERAETYVETQLANQNVFEFLENQKQDS; translated from the coding sequence ATGTCTGTAACTGAAAAATATAACGTAAAAGTAGAAAAAGACGACTCAAAAGGAGAGATCTCAATTTCGGGAAGCATCCCTTCCGAGGAAGTAGAAAAACACAAAGAAGGAACACTAAAGTTTTTTTCAGAAAATGTCTCTATAGATGGCTTTCGTAAAGGAAATGTACCTGAAGATGTTCTCAAAAAACACGTATCGGAAAGTGCTATTTACGAAGAAATGGCAAGTCGCGCGCTAAATGAAATTTATCCGGAAATTGTTCGAGAAGAAAAACTCGATATCTTTGGACGTCCTCACGTACACTTCAACAAACTTGCCCCGGGCAATCCGGTGGAATTTACGGTTCACACAGCAGTAATGCCAAAAGTTGAGATTCCCGACTACAAAGAAATTGCAGCTGAGGTGAATAAGGATAAAGAAGAAGTAACAGTAACCGACGAAGAAGTTCAGAAGGCACTCTTGGAAGTAAGGAAAGAATTGGACAAGCGCGAACAGCAAGCAAATGCCGGCGAAGGGGAAGAGAAATCCGAAGGAGAAAATAAAGAAGAAAGTGAGAGCAACGAGACAAGCGAAAGTGGAGCAGGCGAAAGTGAAGAAAAAGAGCCATCGCCACTAACCGATGAAAAAATACAGAAAGTGTCCCCCGCAAAGACAGTAGCAGAGTTCGAGCAAACAGTGCGCGAAGACCTCAAAACCCATAAAGAGAAACAGGCAAACGAAAAACATCGTTTAGCTATTATTGAAAAAATCCTGGAGAAATCTGAAGTTACCATTCCGGAAATGGTCGTTGAAAGTGAGTTGGCTTCTATGATGGCCCAATTTGCCCAAGATGTAACTCAAGCGGGTATGAAAATGGAAGATTACCTAAAACAGGCGGGCAAAACCGAGGAGGAGCTGAAAAAAGAATGGAGGCCGCACGCTGAAAAGCGCGCCAAGATGCAATTATTGCTCAATAAGATCGCTACCCAAGAAGAGCTTCTACCGAAAAAAGAGGATATGGAACCTCATATAAATCAAGTCTTGGAGCAAAATCCTCAAGTAGAGCGAGAGCGTGCTGAGACATACGTAGAAACACAACTTGCTAATCAAAACGTTTTTGAGTTCTTGGAAAACCAAAAGCAAGACTCCTAG
- a CDS encoding CCA tRNA nucleotidyltransferase, translating into MAQQIPQEALDTVKTLKQAGFEAYFVGGCVRDILLESEPDDWDVATDATPEEILSLFEHSFYENEFGTVGVVFEDAEDPRHQTIEVTTYREESGYSDKRRPDQVSFTKNINDDLKRRDFTVNAIALSPDLSANNPSDVSRGTFVDPYNGQNDLKAQTIKAVGNPSQRFAEDALRIMRAVRLATTLDFSIENSTQEAIQNHTEELKNIAQERIRDEFSKIIDSKNPMTGMFLMERLGILHVILPEFEKSVGIEQNQAHAFTVWEHLLRTAQYAADKDLPFHVKLASIFHDIGKPYTREWSNKKKDWAFHGHDVVGSRVTKTVLERLKYPKETVSRVTKLVRWHMFFTDTDQISYSAVRRMVRNVGKENVEDLLSLRRADRIGTGRPKESPYRLRKYEAMIAEVLRDPISVDMLKIDGSEIMKLTDSKPGPHIGYILHALLEEVLDDPDKNIAEYLKNRAEELFKLPNKELEELGKKGKSTQEEYDEATIKEIRKKYWVK; encoded by the coding sequence ATGGCACAACAAATACCTCAGGAAGCGCTGGATACGGTAAAAACTCTCAAACAAGCCGGTTTTGAGGCATATTTTGTGGGTGGTTGCGTGCGCGACATACTCCTTGAAAGCGAGCCAGACGATTGGGACGTCGCCACTGACGCTACTCCCGAAGAAATATTGTCTTTGTTTGAACACAGTTTTTACGAAAACGAATTTGGAACAGTTGGTGTTGTTTTTGAAGACGCAGAAGACCCTCGTCACCAAACAATTGAAGTTACTACATACCGCGAAGAAAGCGGTTATAGCGACAAAAGAAGGCCAGATCAGGTTAGTTTCACGAAAAACATTAATGATGACCTGAAAAGACGCGACTTTACAGTTAATGCTATAGCATTATCCCCGGATCTAAGTGCAAATAACCCTTCCGACGTTTCTCGTGGAACATTTGTTGACCCCTACAACGGACAAAATGACCTTAAGGCACAAACCATTAAAGCGGTTGGAAACCCGAGTCAAAGATTCGCTGAAGACGCGCTTAGAATAATGCGTGCCGTACGCCTAGCTACAACTCTAGACTTCTCTATTGAGAATTCTACGCAAGAGGCCATTCAAAACCACACAGAAGAGCTCAAAAACATCGCTCAAGAGAGAATTAGAGATGAGTTTTCCAAGATCATCGATTCAAAAAACCCTATGACTGGTATGTTTCTCATGGAACGTTTGGGAATATTGCACGTTATATTGCCCGAATTTGAGAAAAGTGTGGGAATAGAGCAAAATCAGGCGCACGCCTTCACCGTCTGGGAGCATTTGCTACGCACAGCTCAGTATGCAGCTGACAAAGATCTTCCGTTTCACGTAAAACTTGCTTCAATTTTTCACGATATCGGTAAGCCATATACGCGAGAATGGTCTAACAAGAAAAAAGATTGGGCATTTCACGGCCACGACGTGGTTGGTTCACGTGTAACAAAGACTGTCTTAGAACGCTTAAAATATCCAAAAGAGACCGTTTCACGTGTAACAAAGTTAGTACGATGGCATATGTTTTTTACGGATACTGATCAAATATCATATTCCGCGGTCAGAAGAATGGTAAGAAACGTGGGGAAAGAGAACGTCGAAGACCTTTTGAGCTTGCGTCGTGCCGACAGGATCGGAACCGGAAGACCTAAAGAAAGTCCTTATAGATTAAGAAAATACGAGGCGATGATCGCTGAAGTACTGCGAGACCCAATATCCGTAGATATGCTAAAAATTGACGGCAGTGAAATTATGAAACTGACAGATTCAAAACCGGGTCCTCATATTGGCTATATCCTTCACGCTCTCCTCGAAGAAGTCCTTGATGACCCCGACAAAAACATCGCAGAGTATCTCAAAAACCGGGCAGAAGAGTTGTTCAAATTACCAAATAAAGAACTAGAGGAATTAGGAAAAAAGGGGAAATCTACCCAAGAGGAGTACGACGAAGCTACTATTAAAGAAATTCGCAAAAAATACTGGGTAAAATAG
- a CDS encoding exodeoxyribonuclease III codes for MKIISWNVNGIRALEKKGQFNWLLSKGPDVFCLQETKARAEQLDESLLSPAGYFSFFSSHEEKKGYSGTALYSKKEPDRVDHGIGIKEFDNEGRMVIATFGKTIVANVYFPNGGGGPERLDYKLRFYDAFLEYCLKKQEQGYELIIAGDVNTAHEEIDLARAKENEKNTGFLPEERAWIDEVIRNGFADAFRSVYPNRAEAYTYWDQKTYARERNVGWRIDYFLVTQGIKAKIKDVVLHTDVKGSDHCPIELVLKDTL; via the coding sequence ATGAAAATCATTTCTTGGAATGTAAACGGCATAAGGGCTTTGGAAAAGAAAGGACAATTCAACTGGCTTTTAAGCAAAGGTCCGGATGTTTTTTGTCTGCAAGAAACCAAAGCCAGAGCAGAACAACTGGATGAGTCACTTCTTTCTCCTGCCGGTTACTTTTCCTTTTTTTCATCACACGAAGAAAAGAAGGGGTATAGCGGTACAGCTTTATACAGCAAAAAAGAGCCGGATAGGGTTGACCATGGAATCGGAATAAAGGAGTTTGATAACGAAGGTCGAATGGTAATAGCAACCTTTGGCAAAACTATCGTAGCTAATGTGTATTTTCCCAATGGCGGAGGAGGCCCGGAACGGTTGGATTATAAGCTGAGATTTTATGATGCCTTTTTGGAATATTGCCTCAAAAAACAAGAGCAAGGATATGAATTGATAATAGCCGGTGATGTTAATACGGCACACGAAGAAATTGACCTTGCTCGAGCAAAAGAGAATGAAAAAAACACCGGCTTTTTGCCGGAAGAAAGAGCGTGGATCGACGAGGTGATCCGCAATGGATTTGCCGACGCTTTTCGTAGTGTTTATCCAAATAGAGCTGAGGCCTATACATATTGGGATCAAAAAACATACGCGCGAGAGCGTAATGTCGGTTGGCGCATAGACTACTTTCTAGTTACTCAGGGAATTAAAGCAAAAATAAAAGACGTGGTTCTGCATACTGACGTAAAAGGTTCTGACCATTGTCCGATAGAATTAGTTCTAAAGGACACTTTGTAA
- a CDS encoding inorganic diphosphatase — protein MSLWKDIPLGENAPEEINTIIEIPRGSNNKYEIDKDTGLISLDRANYSSAPFPFDYGFAPQTLWEDDDPLDIIVLTTYPLYPGILVKVRPVAVMEMIDSGESDYKVITVPTDDRRFETVQDIDDVNPHSLREFKHFFETYKELKDDKATQVPVEIHGFKGKKEAHEAIEKSVEIYKKEVE, from the coding sequence ATGAGTCTTTGGAAAGACATTCCGCTAGGAGAAAACGCCCCAGAAGAAATTAATACCATTATCGAGATCCCAAGAGGGTCAAACAACAAATACGAGATAGATAAAGATACCGGACTTATATCACTTGATCGAGCTAATTATTCCTCAGCTCCCTTCCCTTTTGACTATGGATTTGCTCCACAGACATTATGGGAAGACGACGATCCGTTAGACATAATAGTGCTTACCACTTATCCTCTGTATCCCGGCATTCTTGTTAAGGTACGACCTGTTGCTGTGATGGAAATGATCGATTCCGGCGAATCGGACTACAAAGTTATAACGGTCCCAACCGACGACCGTCGTTTTGAGACGGTCCAAGACATTGACGACGTAAATCCTCACTCTCTGAGAGAATTCAAGCATTTCTTTGAGACGTACAAGGAGCTAAAGGACGACAAAGCAACGCAGGTTCCAGTAGAGATACATGGATTCAAGGGTAAAAAAGAAGCCCACGAAGCAATCGAAAAATCTGTAGAAATATACAAAAAAGAAGTAGAATAA
- a CDS encoding ATP-dependent Clp protease proteolytic subunit, with protein sequence MLIPTVIEKEQFGERAYDIYSRLLKDRIVFLGGPIDDDVANTIIAQLLFLQKEDQDKDISLYINSPGGAVTSTMAMIDTMNYIKPDVSTVCVGIAASGAAITLAAGAKGKRFALENSEVMVHQPHGGATGQATDIDITARHILKTRERLNKLLAGFTGQKLSKIEKDVERDFFMEAKEAKDYGIIDEVLTKPSNK encoded by the coding sequence ATGTTAATACCAACAGTAATCGAAAAAGAACAGTTCGGCGAACGAGCTTACGACATATACTCCAGACTTCTAAAGGACCGCATTGTATTTTTAGGCGGACCAATAGACGACGATGTCGCTAATACGATAATCGCGCAATTGCTATTTTTGCAGAAAGAGGATCAAGATAAAGATATTTCTCTTTACATTAATTCTCCCGGTGGCGCTGTAACTTCTACGATGGCAATGATCGACACGATGAATTACATCAAACCCGATGTTTCAACGGTGTGTGTGGGAATTGCGGCTTCAGGAGCAGCTATTACCCTTGCCGCCGGAGCAAAAGGAAAAAGATTTGCCCTGGAAAACTCAGAAGTTATGGTCCACCAACCACACGGCGGTGCCACAGGACAAGCCACCGACATAGACATCACAGCACGTCACATCTTGAAAACCCGCGAACGACTGAACAAATTACTAGCCGGCTTTACCGGCCAAAAGCTTTCCAAGATAGAAAAAGACGTGGAGCGCGATTTCTTTATGGAAGCTAAAGAAGCCAAGGATTACGGAATAATTGACGAAGTCCTCACCAAACCAAGCAACAAATAA
- a CDS encoding mechanosensitive ion channel family protein — MNLDTVILGNNIEEYLLAVAATIVVYAILWVFKQITFSFLKKRKDKLGGDVGYALFEMASYVKFWFYLAISLYVGTQFLELSARASLVFERVFLVALVAQAIILGSIFLRFLLRQKYAKGKSATIQSAVEILSTVAVALLWILGVLFVLSNFGVEITSLIAGLGVGGLAVALALQGVLGDLFSSLAIYFDKPFEVGDFIEYAGNFGTVKHIGMKTSRIELLSGEEFVVTNRELSDGKIRNFTRLEEYRESMNFGVTYETSLDKLERIPEIVQSIVESIDKARFDRTHLSGFDESALTFTTIYFVEDNNYDVYMDTKQKINLEVLRAFEKEGIEIAYPTRTLHVQKESPYTNSQATDS; from the coding sequence ATGAATTTAGATACAGTTATATTGGGAAATAATATAGAAGAATATTTACTAGCAGTGGCCGCTACAATAGTGGTTTACGCTATTTTGTGGGTATTCAAACAAATTACTTTTTCGTTTTTAAAAAAGAGAAAAGATAAACTGGGTGGCGACGTTGGTTACGCCTTATTCGAAATGGCTTCCTACGTGAAGTTTTGGTTCTATCTTGCTATCTCCTTGTATGTTGGAACACAATTTCTAGAATTATCGGCGAGGGCTTCGTTGGTGTTTGAAAGGGTCTTTTTAGTGGCATTGGTAGCACAAGCAATTATATTGGGCTCAATTTTCTTGCGTTTTCTTCTCCGACAAAAGTACGCCAAAGGAAAGAGCGCCACTATCCAGTCGGCAGTTGAGATCCTATCTACGGTGGCAGTAGCGCTATTGTGGATACTCGGTGTCCTATTTGTCCTTTCTAATTTTGGTGTAGAAATTACTTCTCTTATCGCCGGCCTTGGTGTTGGAGGTTTGGCTGTAGCTCTCGCTCTGCAGGGAGTATTGGGTGATCTTTTCAGCTCTCTTGCTATCTACTTTGATAAGCCGTTCGAGGTGGGGGACTTTATTGAGTACGCAGGAAATTTCGGTACCGTGAAGCATATAGGAATGAAGACCTCAAGAATTGAGCTTCTTAGCGGGGAAGAGTTTGTAGTGACCAACCGAGAACTTTCTGATGGAAAAATTAGAAACTTTACGCGCTTGGAAGAATATAGAGAGTCTATGAACTTTGGTGTTACATATGAAACGTCTCTTGATAAGCTCGAGCGTATACCAGAGATCGTTCAGAGTATAGTTGAGTCCATTGATAAGGCGCGCTTCGATAGAACTCATCTGAGCGGGTTTGATGAATCAGCGCTTACTTTTACGACAATTTACTTCGTAGAGGATAATAATTATGACGTATATATGGACACCAAGCAAAAAATAAACCTTGAGGTATTGCGCGCTTTCGAAAAAGAGGGAATTGAAATTGCTTACCCAACTAGAACGCTTCACGTACAAAAGGAGTCTCCCTACACAAATTCTCAAGCTACTGATTCCTAG
- a CDS encoding S41 family peptidase, with amino-acid sequence MHRLSEVLAVVAFIFTALILGISARAQLEEMNMKEKETETFQAVAEIITDNDDVCGLELEDLVSLIQTTELAERNFLYDIPGNSTSEHMWWNALVGLNLSLKHSFGDHELKRTVRFLREEVRPVNQKLESLIAYEKVNESRNAKDFFYFFSYLCREDLLNTADRPLREAISQALWSLHDRYTFYRTPVEVARSSDRAMASAEEWSGPGITIFREENVGPFTIIDVRENSPAEEAGLRYGDKLYAINGNPVGPKTLEEAIESLRGAHGTTVQMRVLRKDGDGADEIIELQRLSDLPRLVSSRRLTNATFYISLRSLSKERAHSELRDALEEIRDQCPLPNIVLDLTGNGGGLIDTAIDVASEFMPHDSTVLYTKDRYGVLEEHRTNIEEKERVNVGLLTVLINNQTASAAEILAAALQSEGATLVGQRTFGKGVGQRLLHLKNRGTSHVTSFELLTPSGENFHEVGIAPDIETERFQREEITRIAEGEGVPFSNPKIDVDTIGALQRACQAEGT; translated from the coding sequence ATGCATCGACTTAGTGAAGTCCTGGCAGTGGTCGCGTTCATCTTCACCGCACTTATACTTGGCATATCCGCGAGAGCGCAACTGGAGGAGATGAATATGAAAGAGAAAGAGACCGAAACCTTTCAAGCAGTCGCCGAGATCATAACCGACAACGACGATGTATGCGGTCTAGAGCTGGAAGACCTCGTCTCCTTGATACAAACCACTGAACTCGCTGAGCGCAATTTCCTCTACGACATTCCGGGAAATTCAACTTCGGAGCACATGTGGTGGAACGCCCTGGTTGGCCTTAACTTATCGCTCAAACATTCATTCGGAGATCACGAGCTGAAAAGGACCGTAAGATTTTTGCGCGAAGAAGTAAGGCCTGTGAACCAAAAACTCGAGAGCTTGATCGCTTACGAAAAAGTAAACGAGAGTAGAAATGCTAAAGACTTTTTCTACTTTTTTTCCTACCTTTGCCGGGAAGATCTGCTAAACACGGCAGACAGACCGCTCAGAGAAGCAATATCACAGGCTCTTTGGTCACTTCACGACAGGTACACCTTCTACAGAACACCCGTTGAAGTTGCACGCTCTTCAGATAGAGCAATGGCTTCAGCAGAAGAATGGTCCGGTCCGGGTATAACCATATTCCGGGAAGAGAACGTCGGTCCATTTACCATAATCGACGTGAGAGAAAACAGCCCGGCCGAAGAAGCCGGACTGAGATACGGCGACAAGCTCTACGCCATTAACGGAAATCCGGTAGGTCCTAAAACTTTGGAAGAAGCCATCGAGTCCTTGCGAGGTGCGCACGGAACGACAGTACAAATGAGGGTACTGAGGAAGGACGGTGATGGCGCTGATGAGATAATAGAGCTTCAGCGCCTAAGCGATCTTCCGCGGTTGGTGTCATCAAGGCGTCTTACCAACGCGACGTTCTACATCAGCTTGAGATCTCTTTCCAAGGAAAGAGCCCACAGTGAACTGAGGGACGCTCTGGAGGAAATAAGAGATCAATGTCCTCTCCCCAACATAGTTTTGGACTTAACGGGGAATGGAGGAGGATTGATTGACACGGCAATTGACGTAGCAAGCGAGTTCATGCCACACGATTCGACGGTGCTTTACACCAAGGATCGCTATGGCGTCCTAGAAGAACATAGGACAAACATCGAAGAAAAAGAGCGTGTCAATGTCGGATTACTCACAGTACTGATCAACAACCAAACAGCTTCCGCCGCAGAAATACTCGCGGCCGCCCTACAGTCAGAAGGGGCTACCCTGGTAGGCCAAAGAACGTTCGGCAAAGGCGTAGGACAGCGATTGCTTCACTTGAAAAACAGGGGGACTTCCCACGTAACAAGTTTCGAGCTACTGACACCCTCTGGAGAAAACTTTCACGAAGTAGGCATTGCTCCGGATATTGAAACAGAAAGATTCCAGAGAGAGGAGATCACAAGGATCGCCGAGGGTGAGGGGGTGCCTTTCTCGAACCCCAAAATAGACGTTGATACCATCGGAGCCCTGCAGAGAGCCTGCCAAGCTGAAGGAACTTAA
- a CDS encoding YraN family protein: MHPLTHLDIGQIGENAALRHYEKRGFRSIQQNYQKPFGEIDLIVEKDKKLVFVEVKECFM; this comes from the coding sequence ATGCATCCATTAACGCATCTGGATATAGGACAAATCGGGGAAAATGCCGCGCTTCGTCATTATGAGAAAAGAGGCTTCAGATCAATACAGCAGAACTATCAAAAACCTTTTGGGGAGATAGATCTAATTGTAGAAAAAGATAAAAAATTGGTTTTTGTGGAGGTGAAAGAGTGTTTCATGTAA
- a CDS encoding HU family DNA-binding protein, whose protein sequence is MNKADLVNKVQEVTGGTKVEAEEVVETFVNSITDALKRGDEVSIAGLGIFSAKKRAAREARNPRTGEKIQVPAMRVPKFRPAKALKDSVR, encoded by the coding sequence ATGAACAAAGCAGATTTAGTAAACAAAGTTCAGGAAGTTACAGGAGGAACAAAGGTGGAAGCAGAAGAAGTTGTTGAGACCTTTGTTAACAGCATTACGGACGCCCTCAAAAGAGGCGACGAGGTATCCATTGCAGGGCTCGGTATTTTTTCAGCTAAGAAACGCGCGGCTCGCGAAGCACGTAATCCGCGCACCGGTGAGAAAATACAGGTTCCAGCTATGAGAGTACCGAAATTCCGACCGGCAAAAGCTCTGAAGGATTCCGTACGATAG
- the rny gene encoding ribonuclease Y, with amino-acid sequence MVNNELLLLYVAFALVVGIAVGYFLRLLISLGKRGSMELEVKQILLEAREEAKNITADAQKKADEIRERAETEAENTDEKRKTTEDRLIKKEELLDKRQLSLDSEESRLKEKQSELDSYSNETKELEERLRQELASISNMDEKEAREEIFKVIKHDYEEDLMHRLKKLDISGEERMQQKAKEVLVSSIHRLGNSVASEIMSTSVSIDSEDIKGKIIGKEGRNIRTFEKAAGVELIIDDTPGAILISSFDPIRRQIARVALENLILDGRVQPTRIEEEIEKAQAEVNQIIREKGEEAVYECSIYNLDNRITSILGRLYFRSSYGQNVLRHSIEVSHLAGMIAEEVGADVLVAKTAGLVHDIGKAVDHEVQGSHVEIGKRILEKFGAKPEIIKAMQAHHEEYPYETLEAKIVQVADSISASRPGARRDSVENYLKRLSELEDMALTFDGIDRAYALQAGREIRVFVTPENISDIDAVELAKNLARKIEGELRYPGEIKVNVIRESRTIEYAR; translated from the coding sequence ATGGTTAATAACGAACTGTTGCTCCTCTATGTAGCATTTGCTCTTGTTGTCGGGATCGCAGTCGGTTATTTTTTACGCCTCCTCATTTCCCTAGGAAAAAGGGGGTCTATGGAGCTGGAGGTAAAACAGATACTTCTGGAAGCCCGAGAAGAGGCTAAAAACATAACCGCAGACGCTCAGAAAAAAGCCGATGAAATTCGCGAAAGAGCTGAAACGGAGGCAGAAAACACAGACGAAAAACGAAAGACTACTGAAGATCGCCTGATCAAAAAAGAAGAGCTTCTCGACAAAAGGCAGTTATCTCTGGACTCCGAGGAGTCTCGCCTGAAAGAGAAGCAAAGCGAGCTTGATTCTTACTCAAACGAAACGAAAGAGTTAGAAGAAAGGTTAAGACAAGAGCTCGCGAGTATCTCAAATATGGACGAAAAAGAGGCACGTGAAGAAATTTTCAAAGTAATAAAGCACGATTACGAAGAAGATCTGATGCACCGTCTCAAAAAGCTTGATATCTCAGGTGAGGAACGAATGCAACAAAAAGCCAAAGAGGTCTTGGTGAGCTCGATCCACCGCTTAGGCAACTCGGTTGCCTCAGAAATAATGTCCACTTCTGTATCCATAGATTCAGAGGACATAAAAGGAAAAATAATCGGCAAAGAAGGCAGAAACATAAGAACGTTTGAGAAAGCCGCCGGTGTTGAATTGATAATAGATGATACTCCCGGCGCTATTTTGATTTCGAGCTTTGATCCGATCCGTCGTCAGATAGCAAGGGTTGCCTTGGAAAATCTAATACTAGATGGACGAGTACAGCCAACCAGGATAGAGGAAGAAATAGAAAAAGCGCAAGCCGAGGTGAATCAGATAATAAGAGAAAAAGGAGAAGAAGCTGTGTATGAATGTAGCATCTACAACCTAGACAATCGTATAACGTCTATTCTCGGAAGACTTTATTTCAGATCTTCCTACGGGCAAAATGTATTACGCCACTCAATTGAGGTCTCTCACCTAGCCGGAATGATAGCCGAAGAAGTCGGAGCTGATGTGTTAGTAGCAAAAACAGCCGGACTTGTTCACGATATAGGAAAGGCGGTTGATCACGAAGTTCAGGGATCGCACGTAGAAATAGGAAAACGTATTCTTGAAAAATTCGGAGCCAAGCCCGAGATCATAAAAGCGATGCAGGCTCATCACGAAGAATATCCTTACGAGACATTGGAAGCAAAAATAGTACAAGTTGCCGACTCTATCTCCGCTTCTCGTCCGGGAGCAAGACGCGATTCGGTAGAAAATTATCTCAAGCGCCTTTCTGAATTAGAGGATATGGCTCTGACCTTTGATGGCATAGATAGAGCTTACGCCCTACAGGCCGGCCGAGAGATCAGAGTTTTTGTAACTCCGGAAAATATCTCGGACATAGACGCGGTGGAGCTGGCAAAAAATTTGGCAAGAAAAATCGAAGGAGAGTTGCGCTACCCGGGAGAAATAAAGGTCAACGTTATTCGCGAGTCCCGCACAATAGAATACGCCAGATAG
- the pyrF gene encoding orotidine-5'-phosphate decarboxylase, whose amino-acid sequence MSRNFREMIGRHWSRGNFVCVGLDTDFDKIPKVAKGNKSHYSPEDISSVVVSYNKRIIEATRDLVCAYKLNTAFYEKHGANGLDALRQTIDYILETAADVPVILDAKRADIGNSNEAYAEAAFASLRADAITVHPYLGHAALEPFLAQRNKGIFVLCRTSNSGAGEFQDLSVGNNEPLYLRVARNVADIWNKYGNCALVVGATFPKELGEIRKTVGNLPILIPGIGVQGGDLKEVVNAGKDSRGMGMIINSSRGIIFASEGDNYAEAARVETKRLQGRITRYLL is encoded by the coding sequence ATGAGTCGAAATTTTAGGGAGATGATCGGTCGGCATTGGTCTAGAGGGAATTTTGTTTGTGTCGGGCTTGATACTGACTTTGACAAAATTCCAAAGGTCGCCAAGGGCAACAAGAGCCATTATTCTCCGGAAGACATCTCCAGTGTTGTCGTCAGTTACAACAAAAGAATAATTGAGGCAACGCGAGACTTGGTCTGCGCTTACAAGCTAAACACTGCTTTCTACGAGAAACACGGTGCTAATGGCTTGGACGCGCTTCGTCAGACGATCGACTACATCCTCGAAACCGCCGCAGACGTTCCCGTGATCCTAGACGCCAAGCGGGCTGACATTGGCAATAGTAACGAGGCCTATGCAGAAGCAGCTTTTGCTTCTCTACGGGCAGACGCGATCACTGTTCATCCATACCTTGGTCATGCGGCACTTGAGCCATTTCTGGCACAAAGAAACAAAGGGATCTTTGTTTTGTGTCGCACCTCTAACTCGGGAGCTGGTGAGTTTCAGGACCTCTCCGTAGGGAACAATGAGCCACTATATCTCCGAGTTGCTAGAAACGTAGCTGACATTTGGAACAAGTACGGAAACTGCGCTCTGGTTGTCGGCGCTACTTTCCCCAAGGAGTTGGGCGAAATTAGAAAAACCGTCGGGAATCTGCCGATACTCATTCCGGGTATTGGAGTGCAAGGGGGCGACTTGAAGGAGGTCGTAAATGCTGGCAAAGATAGCCGCGGTATGGGAATGATAATTAACTCATCACGCGGTATCATCTTTGCCTCAGAGGGCGACAATTACGCAGAAGCTGCGAGAGTAGAAACCAAAAGACTCCAAGGCAGGATCACTAGATACCTACTCTGA